The following proteins come from a genomic window of Mariniflexile sp. TRM1-10:
- a CDS encoding cytochrome c oxidase subunit I, which yields MSAHEDTHAHDAHDDHGHHHKETFVTKYIFSQDHKMIAKQYLVTGTIMGVIGVLMSMMFRMQIAWPEQPNVLFEALLGKWAPEGVMDADIYLALVTIHGTIMVFFVLTAGLSGTFSNLLIPLQIGARDMASGFLNMISYWLFFLSSVIMVISLFVEAGPAAAGWTIYPPLSALPMAQGGSGMGMTLWLVSMAIFIASSLMGSLNYVVTVINLRTKGMSMTRLPLTIWAFFITAIIGIISFPVLLSAALLLIMDRSFGTSFFLSDIFIQGEVLHYQGGSPVLFEHLFWFLGHPEVYIVILPAMGLVSEIMASNSRKPIFGYRAMIASILAIAFLSTIVWGHHMFISGMNPFLGSVFTFTTLLIAIPSAVKAFNWITTLWKGNLQMNPAMLFSIGFVSTFITGGLTGIILGDSALDINVHDTYFVVAHFHLVMGISALYGMFAGIYHWYPKMFGRMLNKNLGYIHFWITAVCAYGVFFPMHFIGMAGLPRRYYTNTNFPLFDDLANVNVIITIFALIGGVVQIVYLYNFFSSIYYGKKATQNPWKSTTLEWTTPVEHMHGNWPGDIPHVYRWAYDYSKPGHDVDFVPQNIPLKEGEEELQH from the coding sequence ATGTCAGCACACGAAGATACTCACGCTCACGACGCTCATGACGACCACGGACATCATCATAAAGAAACCTTTGTAACTAAATATATATTTAGTCAGGATCATAAAATGATTGCTAAGCAGTACCTAGTTACAGGTACTATTATGGGAGTAATAGGTGTTTTAATGTCTATGATGTTCCGTATGCAAATTGCATGGCCAGAGCAACCTAACGTATTGTTTGAGGCATTATTAGGCAAATGGGCACCAGAAGGTGTTATGGATGCTGATATTTATTTAGCTTTGGTAACCATTCATGGTACTATCATGGTATTCTTTGTACTAACTGCTGGTTTAAGTGGAACATTTAGTAACTTACTAATTCCGTTGCAAATTGGAGCACGCGATATGGCTTCAGGCTTTTTAAATATGATTTCTTATTGGTTATTCTTCCTTTCAAGTGTAATCATGGTCATATCATTGTTTGTTGAGGCTGGACCTGCTGCTGCTGGATGGACGATTTATCCACCATTAAGTGCTTTACCAATGGCTCAAGGAGGGTCTGGAATGGGTATGACCCTATGGTTGGTATCTATGGCTATCTTTATTGCGTCGTCATTAATGGGATCGCTTAACTATGTAGTTACGGTCATTAACTTGCGTACTAAAGGGATGTCTATGACAAGATTACCTTTAACAATTTGGGCATTTTTTATTACTGCGATTATTGGTATTATATCATTCCCAGTATTGTTATCTGCTGCTTTATTATTAATTATGGATAGAAGTTTTGGAACATCATTCTTCTTATCAGATATATTTATCCAAGGTGAAGTTTTACATTACCAAGGCGGGTCTCCTGTATTGTTTGAGCATTTATTTTGGTTCTTAGGTCACCCTGAGGTATATATCGTTATATTACCTGCCATGGGTCTGGTATCAGAAATTATGGCATCAAACTCTCGTAAGCCTATTTTTGGTTATCGTGCGATGATTGCATCTATATTAGCTATTGCGTTTTTATCAACCATCGTTTGGGGTCACCATATGTTTATTTCTGGAATGAATCCATTCTTAGGATCGGTGTTTACATTTACTACGCTATTAATTGCAATTCCATCTGCTGTAAAAGCATTTAACTGGATTACGACACTTTGGAAGGGTAATTTACAAATGAACCCTGCCATGTTATTTTCCATTGGATTTGTATCAACATTTATTACTGGAGGTTTAACAGGTATTATTCTTGGAGATAGCGCTTTAGATATTAATGTACACGATACGTATTTTGTGGTAGCTCACTTCCACTTGGTAATGGGTATATCGGCTCTTTACGGTATGTTTGCAGGTATTTACCACTGGTATCCAAAAATGTTTGGTCGTATGTTAAATAAAAACTTAGGATATATTCACTTCTGGATTACAGCTGTTTGTGCTTATGGGGTGTTTTTTCCAATGCATTTTATAGGTATGGCAGGTTTACCACGTCGTTATTATACAAATACTAATTTTCCATTATTTGACGATTTAGCAAACGTAAATGTTATCATTACCATCTTTGCTTTAATTGGTGGTGTGGTTCAAATAGTATATCTATATAACTTTTTTAGCAGTATTTACTATGGAAAGAAAGCCACTCAAAATCCATGGAAATCAACTACACTTGAATGGACAACACCAGTGGAACATATGCACGGTAACTGGCCAGGAGACATTCCTCACGTGTACCGTTGGGCATATGATTATAGTAAACCAGGACATGATGTAGACTTTGTGCCTCAAAATATTCCATTAAAAGAAGGCGAGGAAGAACTTCAGCATTAA
- a CDS encoding gliding motility-associated C-terminal domain-containing protein produces MKTNYSFRYVRFFTIYLMVFLGTALKVNAQCPSINDPSPTIQDASGYTFSDLNTDSNNYVTDNGGGISWYLTSSGGTALNPAQLVSEGTYYVDDNTGSCGPRVPITIDFQVNKSGQQLDAIYCSNENPTVQTYIDDVLQPNIPMGGSVEVYNDFELTDLANAIDPLSGFYTYYIIFVDNLGNKSQIEEGDTIVVDSPSDPTPPSTQMFCSDSNPTVTNLNPGTTSTFKWYQNLDGSGNPIPPALSLSTPLVNGNTYYVIVDSFCDSNAMPVLVNINNPVDAGISATLDYCDDSVPMDPFDLFDELGGTPDINGTWSGPLPTSNGNQGTVNISTLTAGIHTFTYTVPSNGACPQDTANITITIYETFTSGTVSPTSPATFCESTAPTSFDLFSLLNNEDQDGLWTQGTSSSDPTVLNPSTLDLSTLIIGAHNFTYTQNVSPNPCPEESTTVQVVILADPNAGNAINQTFCENDLASNSPFDLFDALDGSQDNNSGTWIDASNVTVTNPIDISSFTVSGSPYNFVYTIDNGTCTDDETISITILPAPESGTATAPVAFCEGLAPTSYNLFDLLTGEDQTGTWYSGLDSTGATVSNPVDLSGLTPGDYNFTFDVDAIGSCDDVLVTVTVTINPLPVTGTPTPAIFCENDLSANSPLDLFGQLSGEDAGGTWTDDNTTGALSESNVDLTMLAIGSYNFTYSITDTNGCSNSSTVLVSIENAPESGTANAPVEFCVGLAPASYNLFDLLTGEDQTGTWYSGLDNTGVMVSNPVDLSGLTPGDYNFTFDVDAIGSCDDVLVTVTVTINPLPVTGTPTPAIFCENDLAANSPLDLFGQLSGEDAGGTWADDNTTGALSGSNVDLTMLVIGSYNFTYTITDANGCSNSSTVLVSVENAPESGTANAPVEFCVASITSGQTYDLFDLLTGEDQTGVWNDDDTSGALSGNLVTLDGLAMGSYNFTFDVDAIGSCDDVLVTVTIIVNDTPAPTASVTQEFCDTATVSDLTATGTSIKWYDNATGGTPLSGTTSLVNGNNYYATQTDATTGCESSVRTLVTATIYVSPKSGNPIPIVDCNTNNTIDLFTGLDGTQDAGGTWQDVDGTGALSGSIFDATGLSAGNYQFTYLVTASSPCIDASTMITVTIEEPLNAGSNNTLDVCSNNGTTDLFTLIGSADTGGTWSPAMSSGTGVFDPLVDAPGTYTYTLTNACGTVSSDVIVSVTLAPNAGTDTTATICVIDGSTDLFPLLGTSAQSGGTWSPALASGTGIFDPSADVAGVYTYTVAAVSPCSPDSSAQITVTVNDSPQIVVLEPNPSFCLVDNPTVADLSASIRPTGTVSWYADATLSTPLSTSTALVNGEDYFATQTTASGCESSLSVQINAIINNAPTPTLNDPSKEYCINDNPTINDLSLNITEYDSNTANVVWYDADVNGSMISDTSTLINLTTYYAALVDAATGCESNVRLAVTPDLTSCGELFLPDGFSPNGDGVNDTYEVDNLAILYPNFEIEIYNRYGNIVYKGKASTPRFDGKPNQSRTTFKGDLPVGMYYYIFNFNDGENKPKQGHLYLSR; encoded by the coding sequence ATGAAAACAAACTACTCATTTAGATATGTAAGGTTTTTTACAATCTATCTAATGGTATTCCTTGGGACAGCTCTTAAAGTTAATGCCCAATGTCCATCAATTAATGATCCATCTCCAACAATTCAAGATGCTTCGGGATATACTTTTTCGGATTTAAATACTGACAGTAATAACTATGTAACTGATAATGGGGGTGGCATAAGTTGGTATCTTACTTCTTCTGGAGGTACTGCCTTAAACCCTGCACAGCTAGTTTCGGAGGGCACCTATTATGTAGATGATAACACAGGTTCATGTGGTCCAAGAGTTCCAATTACTATTGACTTTCAGGTTAATAAATCCGGACAACAGCTTGATGCTATTTATTGTAGTAATGAAAACCCAACCGTACAAACATATATTGATGATGTGCTGCAGCCTAATATTCCAATGGGAGGTTCTGTTGAGGTTTATAATGATTTTGAATTAACGGATTTGGCAAATGCTATAGATCCATTATCTGGGTTTTATACTTATTATATCATTTTTGTTGATAATTTAGGCAACAAGAGCCAAATTGAAGAAGGGGATACTATCGTTGTTGATTCACCTTCAGACCCAACGCCACCAAGTACTCAAATGTTTTGTTCTGATTCAAATCCAACTGTAACTAATTTGAATCCAGGAACAACATCTACATTTAAATGGTATCAAAATCTGGATGGTTCTGGCAATCCTATTCCTCCTGCTTTATCGCTGTCTACACCATTGGTAAATGGAAACACTTATTATGTAATAGTTGATAGTTTTTGTGACAGTAATGCTATGCCTGTATTAGTTAATATTAATAACCCGGTTGATGCTGGAATTTCTGCAACTTTAGACTATTGTGATGATAGTGTTCCAATGGACCCTTTCGATTTGTTTGATGAACTTGGTGGGACACCAGATATAAACGGAACTTGGTCGGGACCTTTGCCAACCTCAAACGGCAATCAAGGCACAGTTAATATTTCAACACTTACAGCTGGAATTCATACCTTTACTTATACGGTTCCAAGTAATGGTGCTTGTCCACAAGACACAGCTAATATTACAATTACCATATATGAAACGTTTACTTCTGGAACGGTTTCACCAACAAGTCCAGCTACGTTTTGTGAATCTACTGCACCAACATCATTTGATTTATTTTCACTTTTAAATAATGAAGACCAAGATGGTTTATGGACACAAGGTACTAGTAGTTCAGACCCTACGGTTTTAAATCCATCAACGCTTGATCTATCAACATTAATAATTGGAGCACATAATTTTACATATACTCAAAATGTTTCGCCAAACCCTTGTCCAGAAGAATCTACGACAGTTCAAGTGGTTATTTTAGCGGACCCTAATGCAGGAAATGCTATTAACCAAACGTTTTGCGAAAATGATTTGGCTTCAAATTCACCATTCGATTTGTTTGATGCTTTAGATGGTTCTCAAGATAACAATAGTGGTACTTGGATAGATGCTAGTAATGTAACCGTAACAAATCCAATAGATATTTCAAGTTTTACAGTTTCAGGTAGTCCTTATAATTTTGTTTATACTATTGATAATGGTACTTGTACGGATGATGAAACCATTTCGATTACCATATTACCTGCACCGGAATCTGGAACAGCAACTGCGCCAGTTGCATTCTGTGAAGGTTTGGCGCCGACCAGCTATAATTTATTCGATTTACTAACAGGTGAAGACCAAACAGGAACTTGGTATTCAGGTTTAGATAGCACGGGAGCAACGGTTTCAAATCCTGTAGATTTATCTGGTTTGACACCGGGCGATTATAATTTCACTTTTGATGTGGATGCTATTGGAAGCTGCGACGATGTTTTAGTAACCGTCACCGTCACAATAAACCCATTACCAGTTACGGGAACACCAACGCCAGCGATATTTTGTGAAAATGATTTGTCAGCGAATTCACCATTGGACTTATTCGGTCAACTTTCAGGAGAAGATGCAGGAGGTACTTGGACAGACGATAATACAACAGGCGCCTTAAGTGAAAGTAATGTCGATTTAACCATGCTGGCCATTGGTTCCTATAATTTTACCTATAGCATTACAGATACCAATGGATGTTCAAACAGTTCAACAGTACTTGTGAGCATTGAAAATGCACCGGAATCAGGAACAGCTAATGCACCAGTTGAATTTTGTGTAGGTTTAGCGCCGGCCAGTTACAACTTATTCGATTTACTAACAGGTGAAGACCAAACAGGAACTTGGTATTCAGGTTTAGATAACACGGGAGTAATGGTTTCAAATCCTGTAGATTTATCTGGTTTGACACCGGGCGATTATAATTTCACTTTTGATGTGGATGCTATTGGAAGCTGCGACGATGTTTTAGTAACCGTCACCGTCACAATAAACCCATTACCAGTTACGGGAACACCAACGCCAGCGATATTTTGTGAAAATGATTTGGCAGCGAATTCACCATTGGACTTATTCGGTCAACTTTCTGGAGAAGATGCAGGAGGTACTTGGGCTGATGATAATACAACAGGGGCTCTAAGTGGAAGCAATGTCGATTTAACCATGCTGGTCATTGGTTCATATAATTTCACCTATACCATTACAGATGCCAATGGGTGTTCAAACAGTTCAACAGTACTTGTGAGCGTTGAAAATGCACCGGAATCAGGAACAGCTAATGCACCAGTTGAATTTTGTGTAGCTTCAATAACATCAGGTCAAACCTATGATTTATTTGACTTATTAACTGGAGAAGACCAAACAGGAGTGTGGAATGATGATGATACTTCAGGTGCTTTATCAGGAAATTTAGTAACGCTTGATGGTCTTGCAATGGGCTCTTATAATTTTACATTCGACGTTGATGCCATTGGTAGTTGTGACGATGTTTTGGTAACAGTGACCATTATTGTTAACGATACACCAGCGCCAACAGCTTCAGTAACCCAAGAGTTTTGTGATACTGCTACCGTTTCAGATTTAACAGCAACAGGAACTTCTATAAAATGGTATGATAACGCAACGGGAGGAACGCCATTATCAGGGACTACTTCTTTAGTTAACGGCAACAACTATTATGCAACTCAAACCGATGCAACCACAGGTTGTGAATCTTCGGTTAGAACATTAGTAACTGCAACTATTTATGTGTCACCAAAATCAGGAAACCCCATTCCAATTGTGGATTGTAATACTAACAATACCATCGATTTATTTACTGGACTGGATGGTACGCAAGATGCTGGAGGTACATGGCAAGATGTAGATGGTACAGGCGCTTTATCAGGAAGTATTTTTGATGCTACTGGATTATCAGCAGGCAATTATCAATTTACCTATTTAGTGACAGCATCTTCACCTTGTATAGATGCAAGCACCATGATAACCGTAACAATTGAAGAGCCTTTAAATGCAGGTAGTAACAATACATTAGATGTTTGTAGCAATAACGGAACAACCGATTTATTCACTTTAATTGGAAGTGCCGATACAGGAGGTACTTGGTCACCAGCGATGTCGAGTGGCACAGGTGTTTTTGACCCCTTAGTTGATGCTCCAGGAACTTACACATACACATTAACAAATGCTTGCGGAACAGTAAGTAGTGATGTGATTGTTTCGGTTACTCTAGCGCCTAATGCGGGAACAGATACTACAGCTACAATATGTGTTATAGATGGTTCAACCGATTTATTCCCACTTTTAGGAACTTCAGCACAAAGTGGAGGAACTTGGTCGCCAGCATTAGCGAGCGGAACAGGAATATTCGACCCAAGTGCTGATGTCGCAGGTGTATATACTTATACAGTTGCAGCCGTTTCGCCGTGTTCACCAGATTCTAGTGCACAAATTACTGTAACAGTTAACGATTCACCTCAAATAGTCGTGTTAGAACCAAATCCATCGTTTTGTTTAGTAGATAATCCCACAGTCGCAGATTTGTCAGCAAGTATAAGGCCAACAGGAACGGTTTCTTGGTATGCCGATGCGACTTTGTCTACACCATTAAGCACATCTACAGCATTGGTAAATGGTGAAGATTATTTTGCTACTCAAACGACAGCTTCAGGTTGTGAATCTTCATTGAGTGTTCAAATTAATGCAATTATTAATAATGCGCCTACACCGACATTAAACGATCCAAGTAAGGAATATTGTATCAATGATAATCCAACTATAAATGATCTTTCACTTAATATTACGGAATACGATTCCAATACTGCTAATGTTGTATGGTATGACGCGGATGTTAATGGGTCAATGATTAGTGACACTTCAACTCTTATTAATTTAACAACCTATTACGCAGCATTGGTTGATGCCGCTACAGGATGTGAAAGTAACGTACGTTTAGCAGTTACACCAGATTTAACTTCATGTGGTGAACTTTTTTTACCAGATGGATTCTCACCCAATGGAGATGGTGTTAATGATACCTATGAGGTTGATAATTTAGCCATTCTATATCCGAATTTTGAAATAGAGATTTATAACCGCTATGGCAATATTGTTTATAAAGGAAAAGCGTCAACGCCTCGTTTTGATGGAAAACCAAATCAGTCAAGAACTACGTTTAAAGGTGACTTGCCAGTAGGCATGTATTATTACATTTTCAATTTTAATGATGGCGAGAACAAACCAAAACAAGGACATTTATACTTAAGCAGATAA
- a CDS encoding PorP/SprF family type IX secretion system membrane protein — protein MNNLNIYHKIAAIVGLILVSLQSFAQQDPQFTQYMYNMSVINPAYATSEAAILNMGGLYRTQWVGIEGAPKTGTFFAHTPINEKMEAGISFTNDNLGDVVQENNIYADFAYVLPMGLKGGKLSLGLKAGFTFFNVNFDGFNLQSGSASTDMAFNENISQTFPNIGVGAYYFTDNYYVGLSAPNMLNSKHIETENGVKATGVQSIHYYLTGGYVFDINQNLKLKPAFMAKSVQGAPLALDLTTNVLINEKLEAGLGYRLDDAISGLISFRVMPDLKIGYAYDFTTNNLGDYNSGSHEIFILFDIDLLGLKGGYDRSPRFF, from the coding sequence ATGAACAATTTAAATATATATCATAAAATAGCTGCCATAGTAGGGTTAATCCTCGTGTCCTTACAAAGTTTTGCGCAGCAAGACCCTCAGTTTACACAGTATATGTACAACATGAGCGTAATAAATCCAGCGTATGCTACATCGGAAGCAGCCATTTTAAATATGGGTGGATTATACAGAACGCAATGGGTAGGTATTGAAGGAGCTCCAAAAACAGGAACCTTTTTTGCCCATACACCCATCAACGAGAAAATGGAAGCCGGTATTTCCTTTACCAATGATAATTTAGGCGATGTGGTTCAGGAAAATAACATTTATGCAGATTTTGCGTATGTGTTACCAATGGGTTTAAAAGGCGGAAAATTATCATTAGGGCTTAAAGCAGGATTCACATTTTTTAATGTTAATTTCGATGGCTTTAATTTGCAATCGGGCAGTGCTTCAACAGATATGGCTTTTAACGAAAACATCAGTCAAACGTTCCCGAATATAGGTGTTGGGGCATATTATTTCACCGATAACTATTATGTTGGTTTATCAGCCCCCAATATGCTGAACTCAAAACATATCGAAACCGAAAATGGCGTAAAAGCAACAGGCGTTCAAAGTATTCATTATTATTTAACAGGTGGTTATGTATTTGATATTAATCAAAATCTAAAATTGAAACCTGCGTTTATGGCAAAGTCGGTTCAAGGTGCACCATTAGCATTGGATCTTACAACCAATGTTCTAATTAATGAAAAGTTGGAAGCTGGTTTAGGCTACCGTTTAGATGATGCTATAAGTGGATTAATAAGTTTTAGAGTGATGCCAGATTTAAAAATAGGGTACGCTTACGATTTTACAACAAACAACCTTGGTGATTACAATTCAGGCTCTCACGAAATATTTATTTTGTTTGACATTGATTTATTAGGACTTAAAGGCGGTTACGATCGTTCACCTAGATTCTTCTAA
- a CDS encoding OmpA family protein — translation MKKHIYILASLLLVSGIALAQKGNLKRANKLFEKRAYIEAAEIYETEDRTQEVLQNLADSYYFNTNLQKAVKTYRELFVNYGDSVDVEYRFRFAQALKGVEDYKEADVHLSTYYNQQINTPAFIELNDKTTPHTFQLAQVANETSTNSDFGLSFYGDDQVAFASTRNIENPSYSWNKLPYLDLYSGNLTDDGQLENVVPFSDEINTNSHESNATFSRDGKTMYFNRTNHTRSKIEEERIAHIQILKAELIDGKWTHVKELPFNSNTYSCEHPSISKDGKTLYFASDMPGTMGGFDIYKVAINDDGTYGEPENLGAKINTKHREQFPYISDLDVLYFASDGHLGYGGLDVFRSNLVNGNFDKPVNLGSSINSSLDDFAYSIREKDNKGFVSSNRSGLDRLYRFGREENILTKYLVEGLVQDKNNKELLPGSLVTLFDDAGNVLQDSIVGSKADYLFKIEPNKKYKIRGTRKAYIPQDVEFSTDGQGKHSIYLILESFADAEERVKQNEKGDIKVELDKIYFDFNKSKIRDDAATTLNVLVDLMKKYPTMEVEVSAHTDARGNDQYNLDLSKRRAASTLEYLVSKGIERSRLKSMGYGEMQPLNECIKEGICKEEDYDINRRCEFTILN, via the coding sequence ATGAAAAAACACATATATATACTTGCAAGCCTTTTATTAGTTAGTGGAATCGCACTAGCACAAAAGGGAAACCTTAAACGGGCCAATAAGCTTTTTGAAAAGAGAGCTTACATTGAAGCTGCCGAAATATACGAAACCGAAGACCGCACACAAGAAGTACTTCAAAATTTAGCTGATAGTTATTACTTCAATACCAATCTTCAAAAAGCGGTTAAAACCTATAGGGAGCTGTTTGTTAATTATGGCGACTCTGTAGATGTTGAATATCGTTTTAGGTTCGCACAGGCTTTAAAAGGAGTTGAAGATTATAAGGAGGCCGATGTGCATTTAAGCACATATTACAACCAGCAAATTAATACCCCTGCTTTTATAGAGTTAAACGACAAAACAACACCTCATACGTTTCAGTTAGCACAAGTAGCAAACGAAACATCTACGAATAGTGATTTTGGTTTATCTTTTTATGGTGACGATCAAGTGGCTTTCGCTTCAACCAGAAATATCGAAAACCCGTCATATTCATGGAATAAATTACCATATCTGGATTTATATTCTGGAAATTTAACAGACGATGGGCAGTTGGAAAACGTTGTTCCTTTTTCAGATGAAATAAATACCAATTCACACGAAAGTAATGCGACCTTTAGTAGAGATGGAAAAACCATGTATTTCAATAGAACCAACCATACGCGTTCTAAAATTGAAGAAGAACGTATTGCGCATATTCAAATTTTAAAAGCGGAATTAATAGATGGAAAGTGGACCCATGTAAAAGAATTGCCATTTAATTCGAATACATACAGTTGTGAACATCCGTCAATAAGTAAAGATGGAAAAACACTATATTTTGCCAGCGATATGCCAGGAACCATGGGAGGTTTCGACATTTATAAAGTAGCCATTAACGACGATGGGACTTACGGAGAACCAGAAAATTTAGGAGCTAAAATAAACACAAAACACCGCGAGCAATTTCCGTATATAAGCGATTTAGATGTATTGTATTTTGCGTCTGATGGTCATTTAGGGTATGGCGGATTGGATGTTTTTAGAAGTAATTTGGTGAATGGAAATTTCGACAAGCCAGTGAATTTAGGAAGCAGCATCAATAGTAGTTTAGATGATTTTGCTTATAGTATTAGAGAAAAAGACAATAAAGGGTTTGTGTCTTCAAACAGAAGTGGGTTGGATAGGTTATATCGCTTCGGAAGAGAGGAAAACATCTTAACCAAATATCTGGTTGAAGGTTTGGTACAAGATAAAAACAACAAAGAATTATTGCCAGGATCATTGGTAACATTATTTGACGATGCTGGAAATGTGCTTCAAGATTCTATTGTAGGTTCAAAAGCGGATTATTTGTTCAAAATTGAACCAAACAAAAAATATAAAATTAGAGGTACCCGTAAAGCTTACATACCGCAAGATGTGGAGTTCTCAACGGATGGTCAAGGAAAGCACAGTATTTATTTAATTTTAGAATCGTTTGCTGATGCTGAAGAACGTGTGAAACAAAACGAAAAAGGCGATATAAAGGTTGAATTGGATAAAATCTATTTCGATTTCAATAAGTCTAAAATTCGTGACGATGCCGCTACTACTTTAAATGTGTTGGTAGATTTAATGAAAAAATATCCAACAATGGAAGTTGAAGTATCGGCACATACCGATGCCCGTGGTAACGACCAATACAATTTGGATTTATCAAAACGTCGAGCCGCATCCACTTTAGAGTATTTAGTAAGTAAAGGCATTGAAAGAAGTCGATTAAAAAGTATGGGTTATGGTGAAATGCAACCACTTAACGAGTGCATTAAAGAAGGTATTTGTAAAGAAGAAGATTATGACATAAACAGACGTTGTGAATTCACTATTTTGAATTAA
- the ruvB gene encoding Holliday junction branch migration DNA helicase RuvB, producing MNENLDPTNENFSPEELDVEKKLRPLSFDDFTGQDQVLENLQVFVQAANLRDEALDHTLFHGPPGLGKTTLAHILANELNVGIKITSGPVLDKPGDLAGLLTNLEERDVLFIDEIHRLSPIVEEYLYSAMEDYKIDIMIESGPNARSVQINLNPFTLVGATTRSGLLTAPMRARFGIQSRLQYYNTELLTTIVQRSASILNVAITMEAAIEIAGRSRGTPRIANALLRRVRDFAQIKGNGSIDIKIAKYALEALHVDAFGLDEMDNKILTTIIDKFKGGPVGISTLATAVSESAETIEEVYEPFLIQQGFIMRTPRGREVTELAYKHLGKIKGNIQGGLF from the coding sequence ATGAACGAAAACCTAGATCCAACAAACGAAAACTTTTCTCCAGAAGAATTAGACGTCGAAAAAAAATTAAGACCGTTGTCTTTTGATGATTTCACGGGGCAAGACCAAGTGCTGGAGAACCTTCAGGTATTTGTTCAAGCAGCCAATTTGCGTGATGAAGCATTAGACCATACTTTATTTCACGGCCCTCCAGGACTAGGTAAAACGACACTTGCACACATTCTTGCAAATGAGCTAAACGTTGGTATAAAAATCACTTCGGGTCCTGTATTGGACAAACCTGGTGATTTAGCAGGCTTACTTACCAATCTTGAAGAACGCGATGTGTTGTTTATTGATGAAATCCATCGGTTAAGCCCCATTGTAGAAGAGTATTTGTACTCCGCCATGGAAGATTACAAGATTGATATTATGATCGAATCAGGTCCGAATGCACGTTCCGTTCAAATTAATTTAAATCCGTTTACCTTGGTCGGTGCAACGACGCGTTCAGGTTTGTTAACCGCACCCATGCGTGCCCGTTTTGGTATTCAAAGCAGATTACAATATTATAACACCGAACTTTTAACAACGATTGTTCAGCGTAGTGCTTCCATATTAAATGTTGCCATTACCATGGAAGCCGCCATAGAAATTGCTGGGAGAAGTAGGGGAACCCCACGTATTGCCAATGCTTTATTACGTCGGGTTCGAGATTTTGCCCAAATAAAAGGAAACGGTAGCATCGATATAAAAATTGCAAAATATGCATTAGAAGCCTTGCATGTAGATGCTTTTGGTTTAGATGAAATGGACAACAAAATCTTAACCACCATAATTGATAAATTTAAAGGCGGACCAGTAGGGATTTCTACGTTGGCAACGGCAGTTAGTGAAAGTGCTGAAACTATTGAGGAAGTTTACGAACCCTTTTTAATACAACAAGGTTTTATTATGCGTACCCCTCGTGGACGTGAAGTTACAGAACTTGCCTATAAACATTTGGGTAAGATAAAAGGAAATATTCAAGGAGGATTGTTTTGA
- a CDS encoding GIY-YIG nuclease family protein — MYFYFVYILKCSDESYYIGITNDLEKRFNEHQSGYKIDSYTYKRRPLTLGFYQEFNDVLQAIYFEKKIKGWTRAKKQALINGDFDMLQILSECRNATHY; from the coding sequence ATGTATTTTTACTTTGTATATATTCTGAAATGTTCGGATGAGTCTTATTATATCGGAATAACAAACGATTTAGAAAAAAGATTTAATGAGCATCAATCAGGATACAAAATAGATTCTTATACATATAAAAGAAGACCATTAACTTTGGGATTTTATCAAGAATTTAATGATGTTTTACAAGCCATTTATTTTGAAAAGAAAATTAAGGGATGGACAAGAGCAAAAAAACAAGCTTTAATAAATGGAGATTTTGATATGCTTCAGATACTTTCGGAGTGTAGAAATGCAACACATTATTAA